One stretch of Vulpes lagopus strain Blue_001 chromosome 12, ASM1834538v1, whole genome shotgun sequence DNA includes these proteins:
- the PIGW gene encoding phosphatidylinositol-glycan biosynthesis class W protein, giving the protein MSQKQMKEAFVSNHNGTSVLEVTQGLCLPAFCILCRGLLIILSQYLCSSHTWRTRLFIDFVFLIVPLVATLTILSSFVLLEHLAVIILGAGLFYQIYCRRTYYARIPVQKILEKFLKISLESEYVPAISCFRVINSAFTAVAILAVDFPLFPRRFAKTELYGTGAMDFGVGGFIFGTAMVCPEVRRKYAEEGSRFYYLTKSLYSVWPLVFLGIGRLVIIKSIGYQEHLTEYGVHWNFFFTLMVVKLITSLLLIIFPLNKSWIVAISIIVLYQLALDFTPLKRLILYGTDGSGTRIGLLNANREGIISTLGYVAIHMAGVQTGSYMFKKRSHVKDWIKVTYCILLTAISLFISLYIVQVNVEVVSRRMANLAFCIWIVASSLILLSSLLLGDIILSFAKFLTKGAIVPCSWKPVQPSAPSKKHSESLVSEAERKEPSLCLITAMNRNQLVFFLLSNITTGLINLMVDTLHSSTLWALIVLNLYMFTNCLIIFVLHLQDKTIKFW; this is encoded by the coding sequence atgtcTCAAAAGCAGATGAAGGAAGCTTTTGTCAGTAACCACAATGGAACCAGTGTGCTAGAAGTCACCCAAGGCCTGTGCTTACCTGCATTCTGTATCCTGTGCAGAGGGCTCCTGATCATTCTCTCACAGTACTTGTGTTCTTCACATACCTGGAGAACTAGGCTATTCATtgactttgttttcttaatagtTCCCCTGGTGGCAACTTTGaccattttgtcttcttttgtccTCCTTGAGCACCTTGCTGTAATTATCCTTGGGGCAGGGCTATTCTATCAAATATACTGCAGAAGAACTTACTATGCCAGAATACCTGTccagaaaatacttgaaaaattcttgaaaatcagTCTAGAATCAGAATATGTTCCAGCCATCTCTTGTTTCCGTGTAATTAACAGTGCATTTACTGCTGTTGCTATTTTGGCTGTAGACTTCCCACTTTTTCCCAGAAGATTTGCCAAAACTGAGCTCTATGGGACAGGAGCAATGGATTTTGGAGTAGGAGGTTTTATTTTTGGGACTGCAATGGTTTGTCCAGAGGTTAGGAGAAAATACGCAGAAGAAGGGTCCAGATTTTATTATCTTACAAAGTCATTGTACTCTGTTTGGCCATTAGTCTTCCTAGGAATAGGACGATTAGTCATTATAAAATCCATAGGCTATCAGGAACATTTAACGGAGTATGGAGTTCACTGGAACTTTTTCTTTACCTTAATGGTTGTGAAACTTATAACATCATTGCTAttgattatttttcctctaaataaATCCTGGATTGTGGCCATCAGCATTATTGTGTTATACCAACTAGCCCTGGACTTTACCCCATTGAAAAGGTTAATTTTGTATGGCACTGATGGTAGTGGCACAAGGATTGGTTTACTAAATGCCAACCGAGAAGGAATAATCTCTACTTTGGGGTATGTGGCAATTCATATGGCTGGTGTGCAAACAGGgtcatatatgtttaaaaaaagatcacATGTCAAAGACTGGATAAAAGTAACATACTGTATTCTGCTGACAGCAATTAGCCTCTTCATATCTCTTTACATAGTTCAGGTAAATGTAGAAGTTGTATCTCGGAGAATGGCCAATTTAGCCTTTTGTATTTGGATAGTTGCTTCCAGCCTGATCCTTCTTAGTAGTTTATTACTAGGTGATATAATTTTGAGTTTTGCCAAATTTCTAACTAAAGGGGCTATCGTACCCTGTTCTTGGAAACCAGTCCAGCCATCTGCTCCCAGTAAAAAGCATTCAGAATCTCTAGTCTCCGAAGCTGAAAGAAAGGAACCCAGTCTTTGTTTAATCACAGCTATGAACAGAAACCAGTTAGTGTTTTTCTTGCTATCAAATATAACTACTGGTCTCATCAACCTGATGGTAGATACATTACACAGCAGTACTTTGTGGGCCTTAATTGTGCTCAATCTCTATATGTTTACCAACTGTTTAATTATATTTGTGTTACACTTGCAAGATAAGACTATAAAATTTTGGTGA